In Chloroflexota bacterium, one DNA window encodes the following:
- a CDS encoding Fur family transcriptional regulator: MKSAWINRTLTALRDAGGRVTGQRRLILAAIDAAPAGISAGELVSAVQRSDGDASRSTVYRTLDLLRDIDAVETVHPSPEQHRYLARRTPDQHHVVCQTCGTVEIIERCTFDAITSEVELETGFAVTGHSLEVYGLCGPCHTTAT, from the coding sequence ATGAAATCCGCCTGGATCAATCGCACCCTCACCGCCCTGCGGGATGCGGGCGGCAGAGTCACCGGACAGCGGCGTCTGATTCTGGCGGCTATCGATGCCGCGCCCGCCGGGATTTCAGCCGGAGAGCTGGTCAGCGCGGTGCAGCGATCCGATGGCGATGCGTCGCGGAGCACCGTGTACCGCACGCTGGACCTGCTGCGGGACATCGACGCGGTGGAAACAGTGCATCCCTCACCGGAGCAACACCGCTATTTGGCGCGCCGGACCCCCGACCAGCATCACGTCGTGTGCCAAACCTGTGGCACCGTCGAAATCATCGAACGCTGCACGTTCGACGCGATCACCAGCGAGGTTGAGCTCGAGACCGGATTCGCCGTGACCGGCCACAGCCTGGAAGTGTATGGGCTGTGCGGTCCGTGCCATACCACCGCGACTTAG
- a CDS encoding cyclopropane-fatty-acyl-phospholipid synthase, with translation MINPLHAAAGALILRRLHRWSGSTLRLKLPDGSRRDFGPSDAPRRVHADVHHARFFARLLLGGTTGAGESYMAGEWSSTDLKALLQETLRNGPRLGLESHASLLARLLNAWRHRRRANTKVGSQRNIHAHYDLGNDFYRLFLDESLTYSCARWPEGCDDLATAQRAKMRDICDKLDLGPDHHVLEIGSGWGGFALHAAQTTGCRVTGITISREQLEHSRKRVAEAGLRDRVDIQFCDYRDIDGQYDRVVSIEMFEAVGRTYWRCFFEVCERVLRPGGRMLLQTIAIPDADVDLPYRGAGWISRYIFPGGLLPAMCEIAEAAATPRGDLAVRMVDEIGPHYVRTLDTWRSRFWSRIDDVRRLGFDETFVRMWDFYLATCSAAFAVGQTRDVQVLLEHLGQSTAPPSQVITAGAAF, from the coding sequence ATGATCAATCCCCTCCACGCCGCGGCGGGCGCGCTTATCCTCCGTCGCCTCCATCGGTGGTCCGGCAGCACGCTGCGGCTCAAGCTCCCCGACGGCTCGCGGCGCGACTTCGGTCCCAGCGACGCACCTCGTCGGGTGCATGCGGACGTCCACCACGCGCGCTTCTTTGCGCGCCTGCTCTTGGGCGGCACGACCGGCGCCGGCGAGTCCTACATGGCCGGCGAATGGTCCAGCACCGATCTGAAAGCCTTGCTGCAAGAGACGCTGCGCAACGGTCCTCGCCTGGGGTTGGAGTCGCACGCCAGTCTGCTCGCGCGGCTGCTGAACGCGTGGCGCCATCGGCGGCGGGCCAACACCAAGGTCGGCAGCCAGCGGAACATCCACGCGCACTACGACCTTGGCAACGACTTCTACCGGCTGTTTCTCGACGAGTCGCTCACCTATTCCTGCGCGCGCTGGCCGGAAGGATGTGACGACCTCGCCACGGCCCAGCGAGCCAAGATGCGGGACATCTGCGACAAGCTGGACCTGGGCCCCGATCACCACGTGCTCGAGATTGGGAGCGGCTGGGGCGGATTCGCGCTTCACGCCGCCCAAACGACGGGGTGCCGGGTGACCGGCATCACGATTTCGCGGGAGCAGCTTGAGCATTCACGCAAGCGTGTCGCCGAGGCCGGCTTGCGCGACCGCGTGGATATCCAGTTCTGCGACTATCGCGACATCGACGGGCAATACGACCGCGTGGTCTCCATTGAGATGTTCGAGGCCGTCGGGCGTACCTACTGGCGCTGCTTCTTCGAAGTCTGCGAGCGCGTCTTGCGGCCGGGCGGCCGGATGCTCCTGCAGACCATCGCCATTCCCGACGCCGACGTCGACCTGCCCTATCGCGGAGCCGGATGGATCAGCCGCTACATCTTTCCGGGCGGACTGTTGCCGGCCATGTGCGAGATTGCCGAGGCTGCGGCGACGCCGCGCGGCGACCTTGCCGTCCGGATGGTGGACGAGATTGGTCCTCACTACGTCCGCACCCTGGATACGTGGCGCTCGCGCTTTTGGAGCCGCATCGACGACGTGCGGCGGCTGGGATTCGACGAGACGTTCGTGCGGATGTGGGACTTCTACTTGGCGACGTGCTCGGCGGCGTTTGCCGTCGGGCAGACGCGCGATGTCCAGGTGCTGCTCGAGCACTTGGGGCAATCCACCGCGCCCCCGAGCCAGGTCATCACCGCCGGCGCGGCCTTCTAG
- a CDS encoding acyl-CoA desaturase: MSWPAVVVCLGLYWMRVFFITGFYHRYFSHRSYRTSRVFQAVIAFLGTTAMQKGPLWWAGHHRFHHRHSDDEEDVHSPLHGGFWWAHIGWLIRVSRDDTRWEEVKDLARFPELRFFESHYRLGMAAYAGGVIGLGFWLEHAFPQTGVTWGQVLVWGFVISTVMLWHTTYLINSGAHMWGSRRFDTKDTSRNNFWLALVTMGEGWHNNHHRYPGAERNGFYWYEVDVTHWLLTVLSWLGLVWDLRRPPRHIYESASR; this comes from the coding sequence ATGAGTTGGCCGGCCGTGGTGGTCTGCCTGGGGCTCTACTGGATGCGCGTGTTCTTCATCACCGGCTTCTATCACCGCTATTTCTCCCATCGGAGCTATCGCACGTCGCGCGTGTTTCAGGCGGTGATTGCGTTCCTCGGCACGACCGCCATGCAGAAAGGGCCGCTGTGGTGGGCCGGACACCACCGGTTTCATCACCGGCACTCGGACGACGAGGAGGATGTCCATTCGCCGCTGCACGGCGGATTCTGGTGGGCGCACATCGGCTGGCTGATCCGCGTGAGCCGGGACGACACGCGCTGGGAAGAGGTCAAGGATTTGGCCCGCTTTCCCGAGTTGCGCTTCTTCGAGAGCCACTACCGGCTCGGCATGGCGGCCTATGCGGGCGGGGTGATTGGCCTGGGATTCTGGCTGGAGCACGCATTCCCGCAGACGGGCGTCACCTGGGGGCAGGTGCTCGTGTGGGGCTTTGTGATCAGCACGGTGATGCTGTGGCACACCACCTATCTCATCAACTCCGGCGCCCACATGTGGGGTAGCCGCCGCTTCGACACCAAGGACACCAGCCGCAACAACTTTTGGCTGGCGCTGGTCACCATGGGCGAGGGCTGGCACAACAACCACCACCGCTATCCCGGGGCCGAGCGCAACGGGTTCTATTGGTACGAAGTCGACGTCACGCACTGGCTGCTCACGGTGCTCAGTTGGCTTGGGTTGGTGTGGGACCTGCGCCGCCCGCCGCGCCATATCTATGAGAGCGCCTCGCGCTAG
- a CDS encoding TIGR01777 family oxidoreductase, whose product MRVALTGGSGLIGGAVAAALLAEGHEVIHLVRPPRRSAEGQVAWDPVAGTIDAGGLEGLDAVVHLAGEPTTAWRWTAAKKRRIFASRVDGTRLLAETLAVLQSRPRVFVSYSAVGYYGDRGDEVLREDCPPGSGFLAKVATDWEAAAHPAAGREIRVVHLRGAPVVAGHSPFLTRQAPAFRLGLGGPLGSGRQWWPWVALEDVVGVMRHVLARDDLRGPINVVAPELCTNLEFARTLGRVLGRSALLPVPSPILRAMMGEIADEMLLASQRVEPARLIDSGYHFHFPMLEHALRHALGRPGS is encoded by the coding sequence GTGCGCGTAGCGCTCACCGGCGGCAGCGGCCTCATCGGCGGCGCGGTCGCCGCCGCGCTCCTGGCCGAAGGCCATGAGGTCATCCATCTCGTCCGCCCGCCGCGTCGTTCCGCCGAGGGCCAGGTTGCCTGGGATCCCGTGGCCGGCACCATCGACGCGGGCGGTCTTGAGGGCCTCGACGCCGTCGTGCACCTGGCCGGCGAGCCGACCACCGCCTGGCGTTGGACGGCTGCCAAGAAGCGCCGCATCTTCGCCAGCCGGGTGGACGGAACGCGGCTGCTGGCCGAGACGCTGGCCGTATTGCAGTCTCGCCCCCGCGTCTTCGTGTCCTACTCCGCGGTGGGCTACTACGGTGACCGCGGCGACGAAGTCCTGCGTGAGGACTGCCCGCCGGGGTCAGGCTTCCTAGCGAAAGTCGCGACCGACTGGGAGGCCGCCGCGCATCCCGCCGCCGGCCGCGAAATCCGGGTGGTGCATCTGCGCGGTGCGCCGGTGGTGGCGGGCCACTCCCCGTTCCTGACGCGCCAGGCGCCTGCCTTCAGGCTCGGGCTGGGCGGCCCGTTGGGCAGCGGCCGCCAGTGGTGGCCCTGGGTGGCGCTGGAGGACGTCGTCGGTGTCATGCGGCACGTGCTGGCGCGTGACGACCTGCGGGGCCCCATCAACGTCGTGGCCCCGGAGCTGTGCACCAATCTCGAGTTCGCCCGCACATTGGGTCGCGTGCTTGGCCGATCGGCGCTGCTGCCAGTGCCGTCGCCGATACTGCGCGCAATGATGGGCGAGATCGCCGACGAGATGCTGCTGGCCAGCCAGCGCGTCGAGCCGGCTCGACTGATTGACTCGGGCTACCACTTTCACTTCCCGATGCTGGAGCACGCCCTGCGCCACGCGCTCGGACGGCCTGGCTCCTGA
- a CDS encoding Xaa-Pro peptidase family protein gives MLSTEGCRARTRRLLECVDADVEALVVTRPEHVFYLANYMPSPNDIHHRAPQYLVIQRAGPTTLILDGFAKLDGEPAVDEVIHGHWGVAEPDVTRAHCTASAVIDLIGKLGSKIIGVERAAVPATVAEAAPEVRDIEPHLGLMRRVKDPDELKLIRAAVRVGEAMHAASWECLAPGMREIDAYAAIVTAGLEVAEGPFVMMCEFISGPRVVPRRGDPGPRVMESGDNVVMDLFPYVNGYRCDLTNTITLGGRPTPEQQYAFDAVHEALTSSEAMIRPGVRAQEIYAVQDAVLRGANPEWGLPGHAGHSLGLEHPEAPDFVPGVEGEILEGMVIALEPGAYGMPFHGVRLEHNYLVTADGLERLSNHRLGLV, from the coding sequence ATGCTCAGCACTGAGGGATGTCGGGCGCGCACGCGCCGCTTGCTCGAATGCGTCGACGCCGACGTGGAAGCGCTCGTTGTCACGCGGCCCGAGCACGTCTTCTATCTGGCCAATTACATGCCGTCGCCCAACGACATTCACCATCGCGCGCCGCAGTACCTGGTCATCCAACGCGCCGGACCCACGACGCTCATTCTCGATGGGTTCGCCAAGCTCGACGGCGAGCCTGCCGTTGATGAGGTTATCCACGGTCATTGGGGCGTGGCGGAGCCCGACGTGACCCGCGCCCACTGCACGGCCAGCGCGGTCATCGACCTGATTGGCAAGCTCGGGAGCAAGATCATCGGCGTCGAGCGGGCCGCCGTGCCCGCCACGGTCGCCGAGGCGGCGCCCGAAGTGCGGGACATCGAGCCCCACCTGGGCCTCATGCGCCGGGTCAAGGATCCCGACGAGCTGAAGCTGATCCGCGCCGCCGTGCGAGTCGGCGAGGCCATGCACGCGGCCTCGTGGGAGTGCCTGGCGCCCGGCATGCGCGAGATCGACGCCTATGCCGCCATCGTGACCGCGGGGCTCGAAGTGGCCGAAGGCCCGTTCGTGATGATGTGCGAGTTCATCTCCGGTCCGCGGGTCGTGCCGCGCCGCGGCGACCCCGGCCCGCGTGTGATGGAATCCGGCGACAACGTCGTGATGGACCTGTTTCCCTACGTCAACGGCTACCGCTGCGACCTCACCAACACCATCACCCTCGGCGGGCGGCCCACGCCGGAGCAGCAGTACGCCTTCGACGCGGTCCACGAGGCGCTGACGTCCTCCGAGGCCATGATTCGCCCGGGCGTGCGCGCGCAGGAAATCTACGCCGTCCAGGACGCCGTGCTGCGGGGCGCCAACCCGGAGTGGGGGCTGCCGGGCCACGCCGGACACTCGCTCGGGCTGGAGCATCCCGAGGCGCCGGACTTCGTGCCCGGCGTCGAAGGCGAGATTCTGGAGGGCATGGTCATCGCCCTCGAGCCGGGCGCCTACGGCATGCCCTTCCACGGCGTGCGGCTGGAGCACAACTACCTCGTCACCGCCGACGGCCTGGAGCGCCTCTCCAACCACCGCCTGGGGCTGGTCTAG
- a CDS encoding phytanoyl-CoA dioxygenase family protein has protein sequence MAVEAATRRIDDRDWAALTLGERIRQIEVEGYLVLPDLLTSEQVADLKAVTATWETIPTDYSKSQQVRPGVEFAGGLISDLIGNPPALEFLRALCGPEIILMSVAYARSEPGHPGISLHTDGQPYGSKIFGQGGSTPFMVRVLYYLDDLTPEVSPFRVVPRSHLSFHADANPYLRFEGHPEEVMVPAKAGSAVLINHRVFHGNFPNTGDRPREMIAIAYRPAWAGPQGEVPAWDADAVAALPDHVRPLFADRNTRHWLPEGGNKPEGMQSEAPGMNPSRWDLA, from the coding sequence ATGGCCGTTGAGGCGGCGACGCGGCGGATTGACGATCGGGACTGGGCGGCGCTGACCCTTGGCGAGCGCATCCGGCAGATCGAGGTCGAGGGCTATCTGGTGCTGCCCGACCTGCTCACGTCCGAGCAGGTGGCCGACCTCAAGGCCGTCACGGCGACCTGGGAAACCATCCCCACCGACTACAGCAAGAGCCAGCAGGTGCGCCCCGGCGTAGAGTTTGCCGGCGGTCTGATCAGCGATCTCATCGGGAATCCGCCCGCGCTGGAGTTCCTGCGCGCGCTCTGCGGGCCGGAAATCATCTTGATGTCGGTGGCCTATGCGCGTTCAGAGCCGGGCCATCCCGGCATCAGCCTGCACACCGACGGCCAGCCCTACGGATCCAAGATCTTCGGTCAGGGCGGCAGCACGCCGTTTATGGTTCGAGTGCTGTACTACCTCGACGATTTGACGCCCGAGGTCTCGCCATTTCGCGTCGTGCCGCGGTCCCATTTGTCCTTCCACGCCGACGCGAATCCCTATCTCCGCTTCGAAGGCCATCCCGAAGAGGTCATGGTGCCCGCCAAGGCGGGATCAGCCGTGCTGATCAATCACCGCGTCTTTCACGGCAACTTCCCCAACACCGGCGATCGGCCGCGGGAGATGATCGCCATCGCCTATCGGCCGGCGTGGGCGGGACCGCAGGGCGAGGTGCCGGCCTGGGACGCCGACGCCGTGGCGGCGCTGCCCGACCACGTGCGCCCGCTATTCGCCGATCGCAACACCCGCCACTGGCTTCCGGAGGGCGGCAACAAACCCGAGGGCATGCAGTCCGAGGCGCCCGGAATGAACCCCAGCCGCTGGGATCTGGCCTAG
- a CDS encoding Gfo/Idh/MocA family oxidoreductase: MSASNRPLRVAIAGCHRMLDRVGQSHNWATAFDAVPDTEIVGVFDYGDETRQEFKAVWGDHISDFGDYPRMLEAVDPDIVCIATRQTMHADQCEQAAAAGVRGIFFEKPLCTTMDEVDRIVNACEANGVGVVYGLDRAWWPPYVRLAELLADGLIGEVQAVFGFGLAQLLNHGCHWLDVMLTLAGHPEPTWAAGYVNDVSSLPADARDRLDPPGRGMFGWGENKFAHVMREGAPSHAYEVLGSEGRLLVTNDASDALVWRVREGFGYLGREGLAAETIELPDRGGLADAGRVAVGDLVAAIRDGRPSICGLDRARLVTELGFAFHESHLQGGARVALPLQERNVRVPSYEWGNEPPAVE; encoded by the coding sequence ATGAGTGCTTCGAATCGTCCGCTGCGGGTGGCGATTGCCGGCTGCCACCGCATGCTCGATCGCGTGGGGCAGAGCCACAACTGGGCCACGGCGTTCGACGCGGTGCCCGACACCGAAATCGTCGGCGTCTTCGACTACGGGGACGAGACGCGGCAGGAGTTCAAGGCGGTGTGGGGCGATCACATCTCCGATTTCGGAGACTACCCGCGGATGCTGGAAGCGGTGGATCCCGACATCGTCTGCATCGCCACGCGGCAAACCATGCACGCCGATCAATGCGAGCAGGCCGCGGCGGCTGGGGTGCGGGGCATCTTTTTCGAGAAGCCGCTGTGCACGACGATGGACGAGGTCGATCGCATCGTCAACGCGTGCGAGGCCAACGGCGTGGGCGTGGTCTATGGCCTCGACCGCGCCTGGTGGCCGCCGTACGTGCGCCTGGCCGAGCTGCTGGCGGACGGACTGATCGGCGAGGTTCAGGCGGTGTTCGGGTTTGGACTGGCGCAGCTGCTCAACCACGGCTGCCACTGGCTGGACGTGATGCTCACGCTGGCCGGGCATCCCGAGCCAACCTGGGCCGCCGGCTATGTCAACGACGTCTCCAGCCTGCCGGCGGACGCGCGGGACCGGCTGGATCCGCCGGGCCGCGGAATGTTCGGCTGGGGCGAGAACAAGTTTGCGCACGTGATGCGCGAGGGCGCGCCGAGTCACGCCTACGAGGTCCTGGGGAGCGAAGGTCGACTGCTGGTGACCAACGACGCCAGCGACGCGCTGGTGTGGCGCGTGCGCGAAGGCTTCGGCTACCTGGGCCGCGAGGGCCTGGCGGCCGAGACTATTGAACTGCCCGACCGAGGCGGTCTGGCCGATGCCGGCCGCGTGGCCGTTGGCGATCTCGTGGCCGCGATTCGCGACGGCCGGCCCTCGATCTGCGGGCTGGACCGCGCGCGCCTGGTAACCGAGCTCGGATTCGCGTTCCACGAATCGCACCTCCAGGGCGGCGCGCGCGTGGCGCTGCCGCTGCAGGAGCGCAACGTGCGCGTGCCGTCCTACGAGTGGGGCAACGAGCCCCCTGCGGTCGAGTAG
- a CDS encoding GNAT family N-acetyltransferase, whose translation MAVERLRQRLMPWQEGRLGASLETLSTPEVPVVALDARLELGPPVLAVGLGGRGVVTVRPDWAPALEAALSGLSYDLLFSIYGAYEISRATLPHGLTGWGPYFCMAADEQSFCEADDPRPVYLSGDEIRSTADPKIFWHCLLDESIGGFGIFDNGQLVSLASIRVESDELLEIGIDSAPDQQLRGMGRAVAAAAGRWILEQGKLVWWTTSTWNVPSSRLSRALGLVHIWSEMIAVPGPFRMPPQPLGAPAPGAEMRNYYPEWAMNHDIKPRED comes from the coding sequence ATGGCGGTTGAGCGATTGCGGCAGCGGCTGATGCCCTGGCAGGAAGGTCGGCTCGGGGCATCGCTGGAGACGCTGTCGACGCCCGAAGTGCCGGTCGTAGCCCTGGACGCGCGACTAGAGCTTGGGCCGCCGGTTCTTGCCGTGGGACTCGGCGGGCGCGGCGTGGTGACGGTGCGACCGGACTGGGCGCCGGCGCTGGAGGCAGCCCTCAGCGGACTGAGCTATGACCTGCTCTTCTCGATTTACGGCGCCTACGAGATCAGCCGGGCCACGCTTCCCCACGGACTCACCGGCTGGGGGCCCTACTTCTGCATGGCGGCCGACGAGCAGAGCTTTTGCGAGGCCGACGACCCGCGTCCCGTCTATCTCAGCGGCGACGAGATTCGATCAACGGCCGATCCCAAGATTTTCTGGCACTGCTTGTTGGACGAGTCGATCGGCGGATTCGGCATTTTCGACAACGGCCAGTTGGTTTCCTTGGCGTCGATTCGCGTTGAAAGCGACGAGTTGCTCGAGATCGGCATCGACTCGGCGCCCGACCAGCAGCTGCGCGGCATGGGGCGGGCGGTGGCGGCGGCGGCGGGGCGCTGGATTCTGGAGCAGGGCAAGCTGGTGTGGTGGACGACCTCGACCTGGAACGTGCCCTCGTCGCGGCTCTCACGCGCGCTGGGGCTGGTTCACATCTGGAGCGAAATGATCGCGGTGCCCGGACCGTTCCGCATGCCGCCGCAGCCGCTGGGCGCCCCGGCTCCCGGCGCCGAAATGCGCAACTACTACCCCGAATGGGCCATGAACCACGACATCAAGCCCAGGGAAGACTAG
- a CDS encoding pentapeptide repeat-containing protein: MRNLKFLLTAAGIVLFFVFISGLMFWAAATCGEVMRAEAEATPVATPALPPAGAQAADEGFGPVQLIGVLLLGGGLYYFWRRQRSLYESIKAREGPTLNTRVRSSIAQLNVSHEGEPVIEERIRGIEELGKIVQESPQDYWPVMDVLSRYVRQNASLDLERADDPEIVRPDVQMAMTTIGARRHTRRGSDRLNLSETDLRGVHLPGAHLERVDLSGARLDGAVLINAHLEQTDLTGANLTRADLRGAQGVSSAQLDAAVTASSTQLPEDVAP; encoded by the coding sequence GTGAGAAACCTCAAGTTCTTGCTCACTGCCGCGGGCATCGTGCTGTTTTTTGTGTTTATCAGCGGATTGATGTTTTGGGCCGCCGCCACCTGCGGCGAGGTCATGCGGGCGGAAGCGGAGGCCACGCCGGTGGCTACGCCCGCCTTGCCGCCGGCGGGAGCGCAAGCCGCCGACGAGGGCTTCGGTCCGGTGCAACTGATCGGCGTGCTGTTGCTCGGCGGTGGCCTTTACTACTTCTGGCGCCGCCAGCGATCGCTCTACGAGTCCATCAAGGCCCGCGAGGGACCGACGCTGAACACGCGCGTTCGCAGCTCGATCGCCCAGCTCAACGTTTCGCACGAAGGCGAACCGGTGATCGAGGAGCGCATCCGGGGCATCGAGGAGCTTGGGAAGATCGTGCAGGAGTCGCCGCAAGACTACTGGCCGGTGATGGACGTGCTGAGCCGCTACGTGCGCCAGAACGCTTCACTCGATTTGGAACGCGCGGACGATCCCGAGATCGTGCGCCCGGACGTGCAGATGGCCATGACCACCATCGGGGCTCGCCGCCACACGCGGCGCGGCAGTGATCGGTTGAACCTCTCCGAGACGGACCTCCGCGGCGTCCATCTGCCGGGCGCACACCTCGAGCGCGTGGACCTCTCAGGGGCCCGACTGGACGGCGCCGTGCTGATCAACGCCCATCTCGAGCAAACGGACCTCACCGGCGCGAATCTCACGCGCGCGGATCTGCGCGGCGCGCAGGGAGTTTCGAGCGCCCAGTTGGACGCAGCCGTCACCGCCAGCTCGACCCAGCTCCCGGAGGACGTGGCGCCCTAG
- the dxs gene encoding 1-deoxy-D-xylulose-5-phosphate synthase yields MNRILDRVREPADLRQLAADELAALADEIRAEIIDTVQANGGHLASNLGVVELTLALHRVFESPRDPIIWDTSNQAYAHKLVTGRADDFKSLRQPGGLSGFAAREESPHDVIGAGHAGTGVSAGAGVALASRVHGDDASVVTVIGDGAFTSGVVFEALNHAGDLGLPLVLILNDNGMSISPNVGALGRNLGQGRHYDWTPPAPDSRFTPSQRETAPTSPSGSAQEFFGAFGFAYQGPIDGHDLRSLEEALQAAKALRRPVAVHVFTQKGRGLPAAESDPVTLHQPGTAQAVGATVAPSYSKILAQTLAELAQDDPRIVAVSAAMLEGTALADLQQALPGRVHDVGIAESHALALAAGLATQGLRPVVCIYSTFLQRAFDQIVHDIAIQELPIVLGVDRAGVVGDDGRTHHGVLDLAYLRAIPNLVVAAPKDENELRHLLATAIASDRPFAIRYSRGAGRGVPCDEPLRQMPIGRGEVLREGGTVALLPIGWAVHPAMQAAEVLAADHGIHAAVVNPRFVKPLDTELIVQVAERTGRVVTIEDHNRMGGFGSSVLELLADHGRRDITVSRLGLPDRFLDHGPADSLRAAHGLSVDGIVDAARGLVDQHTSEESTAADWPLTLEGRTTAS; encoded by the coding sequence GTGAACCGAATTCTCGATCGCGTTCGTGAGCCGGCCGACTTGCGCCAGCTTGCCGCCGACGAGCTGGCGGCGTTGGCCGACGAGATTCGCGCCGAGATCATCGACACGGTTCAGGCCAACGGCGGTCATCTCGCCTCGAATCTCGGAGTGGTCGAGCTGACGCTGGCCCTGCACCGGGTCTTCGAAAGCCCCCGAGACCCGATTATCTGGGACACGAGCAACCAAGCCTACGCGCACAAGCTCGTGACGGGACGCGCCGACGACTTCAAGAGTTTGCGTCAACCGGGCGGGTTGTCGGGATTCGCCGCGCGCGAGGAGAGCCCGCACGACGTCATCGGCGCCGGGCACGCCGGCACGGGCGTATCGGCCGGCGCGGGCGTCGCCCTGGCCAGCCGCGTCCACGGCGACGACGCCTCGGTCGTCACGGTGATTGGGGACGGGGCATTCACCTCCGGCGTCGTATTCGAGGCGCTGAACCATGCGGGCGATCTCGGCTTGCCGCTCGTGCTTATTCTGAATGACAACGGGATGTCGATCTCGCCCAATGTTGGGGCGCTGGGCCGCAACCTGGGCCAGGGTCGGCACTACGACTGGACGCCGCCCGCACCGGACAGCCGCTTCACCCCGTCCCAGCGCGAGACCGCGCCCACCTCGCCTTCGGGATCGGCCCAGGAGTTCTTCGGGGCGTTCGGCTTCGCCTACCAGGGTCCCATTGACGGTCATGACCTTCGCTCCCTGGAAGAAGCGCTGCAGGCGGCCAAGGCGCTCCGACGACCGGTCGCCGTGCATGTGTTTACGCAAAAGGGGCGGGGACTCCCCGCCGCCGAGAGCGATCCGGTGACGCTGCACCAGCCGGGCACGGCGCAGGCGGTCGGGGCAACCGTGGCGCCGAGCTATAGCAAGATTCTGGCGCAAACCCTGGCCGAGTTGGCGCAGGATGACCCGCGAATCGTCGCGGTGAGCGCGGCCATGCTGGAAGGCACTGCGCTCGCGGATCTGCAGCAGGCGCTGCCGGGGCGCGTGCACGACGTGGGCATCGCCGAAAGCCACGCCCTCGCCTTGGCCGCCGGCCTGGCCACCCAGGGCCTGCGGCCGGTGGTGTGCATCTACTCGACGTTCCTCCAGCGTGCGTTCGACCAGATCGTGCACGACATCGCGATCCAGGAACTGCCGATCGTGCTGGGGGTTGATCGCGCCGGAGTCGTGGGTGACGACGGCCGCACCCATCACGGCGTGCTCGACCTGGCCTATCTGCGCGCCATTCCCAACCTCGTGGTCGCGGCGCCCAAGGACGAAAACGAGCTGCGACACCTGCTGGCAACCGCCATCGCCTCGGATCGGCCATTCGCGATTCGCTATTCGCGCGGCGCGGGCCGCGGGGTGCCCTGCGACGAGCCGCTGCGTCAGATGCCCATTGGTCGCGGCGAAGTGCTCCGCGAAGGCGGTACCGTCGCCCTGCTGCCAATTGGGTGGGCCGTGCATCCGGCGATGCAAGCTGCTGAAGTCCTGGCGGCCGACCACGGCATTCACGCCGCGGTCGTCAACCCGCGCTTCGTCAAGCCGCTTGACACGGAGCTGATCGTGCAGGTGGCTGAGCGGACGGGACGCGTGGTGACGATCGAGGACCACAATCGCATGGGCGGCTTCGGCAGCTCCGTGCTCGAGCTGCTGGCCGACCATGGCCGGCGCGATATCACGGTGAGCCGCCTGGGCCTGCCGGATCGCTTCCTGGATCACGGACCCGCGGACAGCTTGCGCGCGGCGCACGGGCTGAGCGTCGACGGCATCGTGGACGCGGCGCGTGGGCTGGTAGATCAGCACACTAGCGAGGAGTCGACCGCGGCCGACTGGCCGTTGACGCTCGAAGGGCGCACCACCGCGTCCTAG